In a single window of the Desulfuromonas sp. TF genome:
- a CDS encoding AAA family ATPase yields the protein MSANRKENLSIPPEDPYFYVSKDLADIFEKINLLSQKKPVNVLISGRQGCGKSSLVRQFAAIYQRPLSTFQVGILSEPGQLFGEYALEAGETKYRQFLFPEAIQTPNTVIHLEEINRPEHPKALNMLFSLLSDTRDVWLEELGHLKVAEGVVFFATLNEGEDFVGTEVLDAALRDRFYFLLMDYLPNEVEKEVLIMKTGINPEQAADIMAALNFLRGHGDLGMDVSTRTALMLGDMMAVGATLRQSLTVSLQTNQEILETILAGLHFNKGYDENVVTEYVLFDSNFLQKAI from the coding sequence ATGTCAGCAAACAGAAAAGAGAATTTATCGATACCTCCGGAAGATCCATACTTCTATGTGAGCAAAGATCTTGCCGACATCTTCGAAAAGATCAACCTGCTTTCGCAAAAAAAGCCGGTGAACGTGCTGATCTCCGGCCGTCAGGGGTGTGGTAAATCTTCGTTGGTAAGGCAATTCGCCGCTATCTACCAGCGCCCCCTGTCGACCTTTCAGGTTGGGATTCTTTCCGAACCGGGTCAGCTGTTCGGCGAGTACGCCCTGGAAGCAGGAGAGACGAAATACAGGCAGTTTTTATTTCCTGAAGCCATTCAAACGCCCAACACAGTCATTCATCTCGAAGAGATCAACCGTCCGGAGCATCCCAAGGCTCTTAACATGCTTTTTTCTCTCCTTTCGGACACTAGGGACGTCTGGTTGGAAGAGTTGGGTCATCTGAAGGTCGCAGAGGGCGTTGTCTTTTTCGCAACGTTAAACGAAGGGGAAGATTTTGTCGGAACCGAGGTGCTGGATGCTGCACTCCGTGATCGTTTCTATTTTTTGCTGATGGACTACCTACCGAACGAAGTCGAAAAAGAAGTCCTGATTATGAAAACGGGGATCAATCCGGAACAGGCCGCGGACATCATGGCCGCCCTGAACTTTCTGCGCGGGCACGGCGACCTTGGCATGGACGTGTCCACCCGCACAGCACTTATGTTGGGCGACATGATGGCCGTCGGCGCCACGCTACGGCAGTCCTTGACGGTCAGCTTGCAGACAAACCAGGAAATACTCGAAACCATCCTGGCAGGTTTGCATTTCAACAAGGGCTACGATGAAAACGTTGTTACCGAATACGTACTGTTCGACAGCAATTTTCTGCAAAAGGCAATCTGA